A genome region from uncultured Roseibium sp. includes the following:
- a CDS encoding glycoside hydrolase family 15 protein has product MVWTPPVKLSPSLDLAMIGNCSFAGLIDRMGSVVWCCLPRFDGDPVFHSLLGTRGEVGDGEFTIELNGAVRSEQEYVPNTAIVKTRLFDGQGNAIEITDFAPRFTRKGRTFRPNSIVRRVRPLSGHPRIKVCCRPRFAWGKRVPDMTFGSNHIRWVGDGTTLRMTTNASVTYVREETPFLVDGPLSFYLGPDESLTEHPEWLCRDFEENTERYWRRWTRRLGLPLEYQEAVIRAAITLKLCTYEETGAIIAAATTSIPEADKTERNWDYRYCWLRDAFFVIRALNSLSEMETMENYLRYLNNIAAVTNGSHVQPLFGIGLEEKLVEEFVDLPGYRGNGPVRVGNQAYEHFQHDVYGNIVLGAAQAYFDKRLLHQPGLEDFRRLEQVGERAFAMYDQPDAGMWELRTRARVHTSSALMCWAACDRLAKIAHRFGLEERTAYWHDRAKIIHQAICERGWNKERGAFVESFEGSDLDAGLLLMAEVGFLPANDPRFISTVDKIGAHLRHGNHLFRYHAADDFGAPENAFNICTFWYIDALARIGRKDEAREIYETMLSCRNHVGLLSEDTTPGTGELWGNFPQTYSMVGIINGAVRLSAGWESVT; this is encoded by the coding sequence ATGGTTTGGACACCGCCTGTAAAACTCTCGCCCTCGCTCGATCTGGCGATGATCGGCAATTGCTCTTTTGCCGGGCTGATCGACAGGATGGGCTCGGTGGTCTGGTGCTGCCTGCCACGGTTCGACGGCGATCCGGTGTTTCACAGTCTGCTCGGCACGCGCGGAGAGGTTGGCGACGGCGAATTCACCATCGAGCTGAACGGCGCGGTGCGCTCCGAACAGGAATATGTGCCCAACACCGCGATCGTGAAGACGCGCCTGTTTGACGGCCAGGGCAACGCCATTGAAATAACCGACTTCGCGCCGCGCTTTACCCGCAAGGGCCGCACGTTCCGGCCGAACAGCATCGTGCGCCGTGTCCGGCCCCTGTCCGGCCATCCGCGCATCAAGGTCTGTTGCCGGCCGCGGTTTGCCTGGGGCAAGCGGGTCCCCGACATGACCTTCGGGTCCAACCACATCCGCTGGGTTGGTGATGGCACCACCTTGCGGATGACCACCAACGCCTCCGTCACCTATGTGCGGGAGGAAACGCCGTTCCTGGTCGACGGTCCGTTGTCGTTTTATCTCGGCCCCGACGAATCGCTGACCGAGCATCCGGAATGGCTGTGCCGGGATTTCGAGGAAAACACCGAACGGTACTGGCGCCGCTGGACACGCCGTCTCGGGCTGCCGCTGGAATACCAGGAAGCGGTCATCCGGGCCGCGATCACGCTGAAGCTGTGCACCTACGAGGAAACCGGCGCGATCATTGCTGCGGCAACCACCTCCATTCCCGAAGCGGACAAGACCGAACGCAACTGGGACTACCGCTACTGCTGGCTGCGTGACGCCTTTTTCGTGATCCGCGCGCTGAATTCCCTCTCCGAAATGGAGACGATGGAAAACTACCTGCGCTATCTGAACAATATCGCGGCCGTCACCAACGGCAGCCACGTCCAGCCGCTCTTCGGCATCGGTCTTGAGGAAAAGCTGGTCGAGGAATTCGTCGATCTTCCCGGCTACCGGGGCAACGGCCCGGTGCGGGTGGGCAATCAGGCCTACGAGCATTTCCAGCATGACGTCTACGGCAATATCGTGCTCGGCGCGGCGCAGGCCTATTTCGACAAGCGTCTGCTGCACCAGCCGGGCCTGGAGGATTTCCGGCGCCTGGAACAGGTGGGCGAGCGGGCCTTTGCCATGTATGACCAGCCGGATGCCGGCATGTGGGAGCTGCGCACGCGCGCCAGGGTGCACACATCGTCGGCGCTCATGTGCTGGGCGGCCTGCGACCGGCTTGCCAAGATCGCCCATCGCTTCGGGCTGGAGGAACGCACAGCCTATTGGCACGACCGCGCCAAGATCATCCATCAGGCCATTTGCGAACGCGGCTGGAACAAGGAGCGCGGCGCCTTCGTGGAAAGTTTCGAAGGCTCCGATCTCGATGCTGGGCTCTTGCTGATGGCGGAGGTCGGCTTTCTGCCTGCCAATGATCCGCGGTTCATCTCGACGGTCGACAAGATCGGCGCGCATCTGCGCCACGGCAATCACCTGTTCCGCTATCATGCGGCCGACGATTTCGGCGCCCCGGAAAATGCCTTCAACATCTGCACCTTCTGGTACATTGACGCGCTTGCGCGGATCGGCCGCAAGGATGAGGCGCGCGAAATCTACGAGACTATGCTCTCCTGCCGGAACCATGTGGGATTGTTGTCGGAGGATACCACACCTGGGACAGGCGAATTGTGGGGCAACTTCCCGCAAACCTATTCGATGGTCGGCATCATCAACGGCGCCGTACGTTTGAGCGCCGGCTGGGAAAGCGTCACCTGA